In Ooceraea biroi isolate clonal line C1 chromosome 6, Obir_v5.4, whole genome shotgun sequence, the genomic stretch tttccatCCGTTTCCGTTAGTCATAAATGAGCGAAGGAATCATTTTCGCGTGTCCACGATCTAGATGTCGACTCAACTCGAATTCTACTGGCTGGCTAATTAAGGGGTTCAATGTAACAGCGGTTCAGCTGTTAAGCCGCTTGGAATTTCGGAGCTCCGAATTTAATTTTCCCGACTTTAAGATTCAACTCCCCCCCCCCTTCTCTCCCCGCGTTTCCGAGTTCCGGGTGAAACTCTCCAATTCCTCTCGTGTCGTAAAACGAGGATGGGTACCCCGGGAGATCGCGTATTCGCAACGGCGCGCCTCGATGGCTCGTTGTGCTCCGGCACTTGCATTTTTAAATCGACAGAATGGAGGAGCGCGGGCTGGACGCTAGAACGAGACGTGGATGCACTTAATGCGTGCATTATTAATCGGCGCAAACACTAGGCGAACGCGCGTATGAGACCTACGGACTTTACAGTACACCGCCTAACCGTACCATCGCATTGCGCGCACCAGCATGCACACACGGTGGCGATTCCTGAAGGCCGTGTGCGTACGGGCGATACTGTCGAATAAGTCCACTAGGACGTTACTGATCGAACGTCGGAGTGGATCGAACTCTAATTGCGGATTTGTATCTAGCGAAAATAGCGAAATCATGCAGGCACGACTCGAGATATGCAGacagaaaacaaaatatatatagagaatcccctattatgagatatgctcctaatatgagataatggagtttctgctaaactagtgagcactatctgttaattccaccataaacttattactcttggtgtaaaatgtatttagtgaagaattcattgttcgttattgcgtttagcttttgcgagaaaaggtttgtgaaattgtgaacatgtcaaaggaacttaaggtaagtctttaaaccttgtttattatataataaggaaatggttggcaataaatttagtatgcaatgatagagtagaatcgtagtaacaggaaaatacgcgatttgttgaattgcttaattgtagaggttagatttcatgatcgcggaaccgctgggcgtgtggctcgtataatgagatattcagggtactcttaatatgagataattattgctcgaatatgaagagtatatagtgtaataaaaagaaagaaaatactacgttaagggtaaagaaaagttagtacgaatttatattacgaatttttgtgtatttaatttttatagaatctgactatggaggttagagaaacgaggaagcgtcgacagtggaatcgtgaagatttggcgaaggctgtggcagcagtatttttataaaactatctaataaagttttttacttgcaatactgatgtattttgcacttttaacaccgatttctcaaggtatcttatattaggagcacactttcgcgatcttgcgtaaagctcttttttcaaatttgtttaattttcagaaaaaataatattaaaattagatttttcatttcaccaacctaaagcttattaaattctcttcaagataacgtattacatttttaaattctgcctatagatttccttacattcggcaaaatcgatatggtatctcataatcggggactttcctctacataTGATTGTCGTATGAGTAAAAATGTGAAAAGCTCGCAACGCAAAATTCGAATCGCTTGTACTTGAATAAGATTTTAGCTAAAATGTTCTGGATATCGTGAAATTGAGCATTTAAAGAATTATCGCATTTTATAGAGTATAGCGATAAATAGCAGATTTGTTAATAAGACTACGTTATTATTATGCTTCTCTACCGTACAGAATCCGCGAGATTCCTTAATGTTCATCCAACGTCGACAGGAAggcaattacattattaaacatGCTAAGAAATAGACGTAATGGAATGAAACAACGTGCATCGCGCGTAAAAATATAACTAggtaatgtatataaattcgTTAATTCAAATCCCTATGCGAATCCCAATGCGACACCGCAAACTACTTCACGTCGCAATCGCGAGCAGACGTAGGGATTATTATCGCGTGCCAGCAATAGCAGAGTTTGAATCTGGAACCTACCACATCGACctatgaatttaaatttgaatttgatCACCCATTCGCAGGCAACTTCAGTTACCTGATAAAAGTGGAATCGGCGGCGGGGCTGGAGGGTCTCGGCGAGGAGCTCGCAGTGGACGCCGTGTTGGTCTCCTCCACGTCCATCATCGTTCATACCGATGAtgaccaccaccaccactactACCAGTACCACTACCGCTGCGATATGTAATACCCCGCGGAGGGAAAGGGTTGATGGAGACTATGGCGACGACGAGCACCGCGATCGCGACGGCAATCACGACGATGCCGACGATTCGCGAAACGGTCGACCGACGACCACCACCACCGACAACCACCACCGACCGACGTACCCCGAACAGTCGGTTCGTGCGCGGGGAAGGGAAACAGAAACCATAGGTTTTATCGAGGGACCTTGAGGCGTCTGACGGGGGGATTGGGGTTGTCTCGCACCCGTCGTCCGCGAACGCGGGCTTACGGGTAACAACTGACGAACGGAATAATCGCCACCACCACCTCCGCGACGCCTGGCGAACCTGCGCCGCTGACACCTGCCATGCAGGCGTGCCACCGTTGCGCAGGCGCTGCATCTTCCCCCGAAATCGAACGTGGGATAACGACGTTGAGGAAAGCGAATTTTGGACTGAGCGGGTGTCTCGGAAGGGAACAAAATTGGAACAGAAAAGCAGCGaacgttaatttattatttttacacttaatcaataatttaattttctaatattaaaataacatgtataaataataaaacacttTTAAATCCTTCTAAcaagaataaagaaataaatttttgaataggcgaattttaaaaattgtgtatatatattcaaaaaacTATATATTGCAGTAAACACACTGTCCAAAAAGgtttaatttatatcgttaaaattaataataaattataaaagatagaTGTAACGATGTACACATGCATGCTCATGCATGGAtgcttatattaattttaaatgctttAATATCTAAGAAGTACAGAcagttctctttttttttgtaaaaacatttcagtttttaatatttttaattatatacataattataattatgcttCTGTACTCTTTCCTTCATTAGATCCGGACGCAGTATCTTTAGAGGTCTTCTGCATCTTGGTATGATAATGTCTTGCAAACGTTTCTCCCACTAAAAGTGGAAATATCAAAGTTGCATCCGCGCATACCTGAAACAAAAACAAGTGTTACTTGATAACTTGACTTTGCACAACCAACGAATTCgatatcgatgaaaataatatcgttACTTTGACGGGTGCCGCGTCTCTCCGAATTTTTCCCCAAGAGATCGCTTCCTCTGGCCGAGCACCGCTATCGCTGCCGTCAAATTCGGAGGAAGTGTTGACAAAAACGGCGTAGTCGGCACCGTTCCGCTGTAACAAAACATCATTGTTAACGCGCCTGTATACGCGTTTAATACCTGCTAAGCCGAATCGTCCCACCATAAGATTAGCGTTGCAGATGTGATGCTTGACTACACCACCCCCGACAATTATCATGCCGCTGTTCAATGCTTTCATAGCTATTCTATTTAATCTCGCGACATCTGTGAAGTAGAAGATCTGTCAGTCATGCATTTTGCACTACGAAACATGTCATATCGCACGCATTACATCGCTTTTGCTAACCAGCGACTATGTCGAGTGCAAGTGGACATTCCGCGTTTTTGAACGTGTGAAAACACATCATGTCCCCAAGACTGCCGTCAGTCAGCGCTGGACAAAACACCGGAATCTTATTCTTGGCGGCCCAGTAGTAAATCGACTCCTCGTGATTGATTTCCTCACCGAGTCTCGCAATCATCTTGGACGGTGTCCATTTAGCACCCTAAaacacaatttaatttaatataaaattgaaaccACGAATCTTACACCGCATCTAGTTTTTctaatgtattttaaatttctgtagATTATACGGGCTTTGTTGTACCTTTTGCTTCTGTTCATCCAGCATCACGTCCAGCTTTGGCACCAGCCAATCTTCAAAGAGGCAGTAATTGTCGTTTGGTACTAATAAATTTCCAGTCCTGTTAAGCCCTTTTTCTCTAAGCTGTCTGTCGTCCAGGTAGAAACTGCCAACGTATGTCGGTGCTaagcattttataaaatccTCTTCCACTCCACCTGCTGTAGTAACAAGACAGTCTAcctaaaaataattcatagtGAAACTTCTAGCGGCTATTCAATAAACAAACGCATGAAAAATACACACACTTACCAATTTATGTTGCACAAGGAATCTTATAACTTCTCTAATGCCGCTTGATACCATATTTGATGTGTAGCCTAGGAATATTGTACAATGAgatcttcttttgataaaTTCATCTTCTTCCAGCTCATCGATCTGATCTTCCGAAAGAGGTATGTTTCTCTGATCCAACATGCGATTGATTTCGGTAATTGCGTGTCCAAAATTTGTAGCTTGGAACCCGCAATATAACatggttttaaataattcatgatAGTCCAGTCCTTTGTTAAAATCGTAACctgtatgtacatgtaatattattatcattattgtcTATAAATAACAGAATGTCCACAATAATTTCTGGAAAATATGTAGAAGATACCTTTTACTGTGGATGTACCAGCTGGCAGAGAAACACTATGAACTAGAACAGCACTCTTTGCCAATTCTTGAGCACTGTCAcacaatttttcttctttctttacgTTGCTCATAACGGTAGTTTTAATAATCTATAGAAATTTAAATGGTAAGTTAATTACAAAGGTTTAATGCAAATTAGTTTCTACTAATAATACAATTGGTAATAAAATACAGGAAGTACACagtatatatacaaaatagcTGGTAATAACAAGCGGTacatgctatatatatatacacacacacacacgattgttgattaaaaataaatcggtcaagaatttataatgtttttaatcaagcttataattttcaaaaaatttaatttttaatatagaattactgtgcatgtgtttacttgtgtatttacatatatattaatgtattgtTTAATCTTAACCTGTCAGAGTTAACCTATAACGCACATGCATAGCATACGGCATCTAATGCACGAGTGTCGTCTTCAGGTTTATGGGGCCGTGGCGACATCTAATCGAAATTTCTTAAAACTAACAATAGCTAAAAAATAACTCATTACAGCTACAAATTAGTTGTAAAAACATTTGCTACAAGGTTTTGGACGCAGTCTACTTAGCGTTATAAGTGCTTCAAAACACTTTCTATGTTCCTTTTtatgaaagaaggaaaaggacaaaatattttgaagcATTTGTAGCATTATGTGGACTGCAATCCCGGTttgaaaattaacatacaGTAGTATGACTCAAGGATGCTGcacaaagttttatatatatatttagtaattatcCAACAACTCTGACTTCAGGACATCTGGTAATCAATAAGatactttaaaatattattttcctaataattaaaaatatgcaagAATCTATTTATATACGCTCTTTATACCATCCTGTTTTATATTTGCTGTGAAGATCAAAAATACTCGTAATTCACACACCCTTACATCTCTCGTTTCattcataatttttgttacattgcagaattagaaaaaaaattcctttaacttttaaatttattattcttatagaATGTATCCAAGTGATATTTGTCATAGTTTGGATCTCTCAAGATCACGTATTTCCAATACAAAATTTCGCCAAGTAAAGCCGCGAGACCGAGAAAATATCCGATCGCGAGGGCAACGAAGGCGCCGTGCAACTTGCGTAGGTCCACTAACGCCGTTTCAGGTTTCGTGTTCTGCAGCGATTCACTTATCTTTGACCACTCCATTACGTCGCTCAGCCACTTGCGCACGAGGCCGATTTCCGTCATCCGTCTTACCTGAAACGTAAATTAAACTTCATGTTAAATAAGCTTATAAGTACTACGAAAACCGTGTATGCATGTACCAGTACAATggtaaagaagaaatattttttattatttttaatattcttggcgttttatttaattaattaataacatcaaGCAACATACCCACAAATCCACGTGAGGCTTCAACGGAGAATTTTTCTCCAGTCCTAGCGCGATCGGCATCTGGACGACGCACTCGTCCATAATGTGCAGATTGTACTTCACCGTTGATCCAGTGTCCTTCTTACTCTTGTTCCTCCCATTGTTCCCCCCTTCGAATATTCGTTTCGCGCGAGCATGCCGCAATACATATGCGTTTTCGTAATAAGCGAATGTCCCGTTTGCTACCCGATCAACGGCACCATCCTCGTTCTCCGTTAACTCAAATTTGCTGCCGATCTCTTGGCTGAACTGATCCGAGGAAGTAAGGAAGAACTCCTTGCCCTCTTCGCTCCAACCGCCTACCGCCAACTTTGATCTCGTCAGTTGCGCCAATGTGTCGATAGTTACTCTACAAGTGACAAGAACAGTGttaaatgtgaaaatataaagagaataaaatgaataaattcagGAAATCAATTTTCCAACAAAAcatcagaaaatatttcagtagAAACATGTAATATTTGAGATTTCCCGGCACAGAACTTTGTCATTCTGTAAAGTAACgacataaacataattttattatttatactgcATAAATTCTGCTACAATGACTAGCAGTagcattatttaaatgttaaggAAATCCCAAATCGACTGAAAAAAGTATGTAGTGAAAAGCATATTAGATATGtctaatattaacatatattgtaCTTGATGGCAGGACGCGAGAGAGTGGCCGTCATGCTAGCGCGATAAGTCACACTGGCCAAGATGCTGTAGATCCACCACCAACCGATAAATATCCTCATAGCCCAGGCATTCGGCAAACGAGGCAGTGACACTTGAAGCAACATGCTGTACGTGTACAGTACACTATTCTGGAACTCGGTGAACAGGTACACACCCTTCATACTGTAGCACGCGTTTGCCTCGCTGAGGTTTGGGACTATGTACCTTTGATAGAACAATGCAAGCACGTAAGAGAGTCCACTACCCAGCAGTAAAGTGCAAAGAACCGCTATCCACGTGTTCAGCCTGGAAGTGCAAAAAGGATCTAAATAAATATGGACAAATATATGCAAGGAATAAATAAGCAGATCTATAGTTAACATTTCTGAATACCATTTTCGTTTAAACTCGACAAAAACATCAAAAAATGaactttttatctttaataattgCGCTGCGCTCTCCCAAAATGTTATtaacccagtaagcaaaatgtgtgcaatctgccagcagattggcaacagattactgcagaagttgatagcaaattggtatccgttatgtccgcattaggatagtgatctgccagcagagcctgctaacagactccgACGGcaggttggcggcagaaaccgagcaggatctgttaacatttgacggcagattgacagcagaaaccgaacagaatctgcagcttttggccattcatatttacgatatattaaagcacgtgtttacttttaacacactataaattggcattttatattaccatgcgttaaaagaacgcatttgtttgtttgttaaattaaagtattgggtcgtccggaaagttcgtgccgatttttaa encodes the following:
- the LOC105276666 gene encoding probable deoxyhypusine synthase isoform X2, with amino-acid sequence MSNVKKEEKLCDSAQELAKSAVLVHSVSLPAGTSTVKGYDFNKGLDYHELFKTMLYCGFQATNFGHAITEINRMLDQRNIPLSEDQIDELEEDEFIKRRSHCTIFLGYTSNMVSSGIREVIRFLVQHKLVDCLVTTAGGVEEDFIKCLAPTYVGSFYLDDRQLREKGLNRTGNLLVPNDNYCLFEDWLVPKLDVMLDEQKQKGAKWTPSKMIARLGEEINHEESIYYWAAKNKIPVFCPALTDGSLGDMMCFHTFKNAECPLALDIVADVARLNRIAMKALNSGMIIVGGGVVKHHICNANLMRNGADYAVFVNTSSEFDGSDSGARPEEAISWGKIRRDAAPVKVCADATLIFPLLVGETFARHYHTKMQKTSKDTASGSNEGKSTEA
- the LOC105276666 gene encoding probable deoxyhypusine synthase isoform X1 yields the protein MPYAMHIIKTTVMSNVKKEEKLCDSAQELAKSAVLVHSVSLPAGTSTVKGYDFNKGLDYHELFKTMLYCGFQATNFGHAITEINRMLDQRNIPLSEDQIDELEEDEFIKRRSHCTIFLGYTSNMVSSGIREVIRFLVQHKLVDCLVTTAGGVEEDFIKCLAPTYVGSFYLDDRQLREKGLNRTGNLLVPNDNYCLFEDWLVPKLDVMLDEQKQKGAKWTPSKMIARLGEEINHEESIYYWAAKNKIPVFCPALTDGSLGDMMCFHTFKNAECPLALDIVADVARLNRIAMKALNSGMIIVGGGVVKHHICNANLMRNGADYAVFVNTSSEFDGSDSGARPEEAISWGKIRRDAAPVKVCADATLIFPLLVGETFARHYHTKMQKTSKDTASGSNEGKSTEA